The Candidatus Acidiferrales bacterium region GCTTGCAATAGACCCACAAACCCAACTTGCGGCAGTCGATCAGGCCGGCATCACGCAACACCTGGAGATGGTGGGTGATGGTTGGCTGGGTCAGCGGAAATTCCTTTTCCAGGTCGCACACGCACATCCCCGGCGACCTCGGGTCAATCTCCTCGCATGAGCAGCAGCCCGGCCTCTTCAGCAGCGCCAGGATCCGCAAGCGCGTCGGATCAGAAATCGCCCGGAGTTGCCGGAGGAGCTGCTCTTGGTTTCGGCCGGTCGCTTTCATCG contains the following coding sequences:
- a CDS encoding metalloregulator ArsR/SmtB family transcription factor encodes the protein MKATGRNQEQLLRQLRAISDPTRLRILALLKRPGCCSCEEIDPRSPGMCVCDLEKEFPLTQPTITHHLQVLRDAGLIDCRKLGLWVYCKRKEEAIRRLGESLAEV